The following proteins are co-located in the Eublepharis macularius isolate TG4126 chromosome 5, MPM_Emac_v1.0, whole genome shotgun sequence genome:
- the RABGGTB gene encoding geranylgeranyl transferase type-2 subunit beta — MRSEHWAGRGGCSNMGTPQKDVAIKNDAPTTLLLEKHVDYIAAYGTKKDDYEYCMSEYLRMSGIYWGLAVMDLMGQLHRMNKEEILAFIKSCQHECGGISASIGHDPHLLYTLSAVQILTLYDNLHVVDINKIVDYVKSLQKEDGSFAGDKWGEIDTRFSFCAVATLALLGKLDSIDVDKAVEFVLSCMNFDGGFGCRPGSESHAGQIYCCTGFLAITGQLHQINADLLGWWLCERQLPSGGLNGRPEKLPDVCYSWWVLASLKIIGRLHWIDRQKLRSFILACQDEETGGFADRPGDMVDPFHTLFGIAGLSLLGEEQIKPVNPVFCMPDEVLHRINVQPELVS, encoded by the exons GGAACGCCACAAAAAGATGTTGCAATAAAAAATGATGCACCAACTACATTGTTGTTAGAGAAGCATGTGGACTACATAGCTGCTTATGGAACAAAGAAAGATGATTAC GAATACTGCATGTCAGAATATTTAAGAATGAGTGGTATCTATTGGGGATTGGCGGTAATGGATCTTATGGGACAGCTGCATCGAATGAACAAAGAAGAAATTCTGGCGTTTATCAAATCATGTCAACATGAATGTGGTGGAATAAGTGCCAGCATAGGTCATGACCCTCACCTTCTATATACACTTAGTGCTGTCCAG ATTCTAACTCTGTATGACAATCTACATGTTGTAGATATAAATAAAATCGTTGATTATGTAAAGAGTCTGCAAAAGGAAGATGGTTCATTTGCTGGAGACAAATGGG GAGAAATAGATACAAGATTTTCATTTTGTGCAGTAGCAACACTAGCCCTTCTG GGTAAACTGGATTCAATTGATGTGGACAAAGCAGTAGAATTTGTTTTGTCTTGCATGAACTTTGATGGAGGATTTGGTTGTAGACCAGGATCTGAATCTCATGCAGGACAG ATCTATTGTTGCACAGGATTTTTGGCCATAACTGGCCAATTGCACCAAATAAATGCTGACCTGCTAGGTTGGTGGCTTTGTGAACGGCAGTTGCCATCTGGTGGTCTCAATGGAAGGCCTGAGAAG TTACCAGATGTATGCTATTCATGGTGGGTGTTGGCATCTCTGAAAATAATTGGTAGGCTGCACTGGATTGACAGACAGAAATTACGCAGCTTTATCTTGGCTTGTCAGGATGAAGAGACTGGAGGATTTGCTGATAGGCCAGGAGATATG GTGGATCCATTTCACACCTTGTTTGGAATTGCTGGACTGTCATTGCTGGGAGAAGAACAAATTAAGCCCGTGAATCCTGTGTTCTGTATGCCTGATGAAGTCCTTCACAGAATAAATGTACAGCCTGAACTTGTGAGCTAG